In Anopheles gambiae chromosome 2, idAnoGambNW_F1_1, whole genome shotgun sequence, a single window of DNA contains:
- the LOC1273814 gene encoding neurofibromin isoform X1 yields the protein MATQKPGEWANSLLARFEEQLPYRTGPHGTQARLSIDETMNCLIQISRYRFSLVISGLTKMLQRVNEIFIILQFQPPACRGHEPERCCYDSLIIILETLERCLSGQSKDTARFEEAMNVKLLLREICQFIDIQNENNQNATSLKALASKVLFALSQNHFGAVFNRISARLQELSTCAEENPDYSDIELIQHIDLDVHRLTKLLTETIQKFKSLKKSAHMILLSSLERALWNWIEFHPKEFEDLQRNPNDELSKCCETFFDILDSYSENKKARAAVWPLQIMLLILSPKVLEEIVNADSGAPCSPRHLKKKHFMEGIKKGLGAHASSKQSTESAAIACVKLCKASTYININDSNNVTFQLVQSVINDLKALLFNPAKPFSRGQGFNFQDIDLMIDCWVSCFRIKPHNNEALKVCLSLNSPPAYHFVIVSSLLKIVTQARLPWWPQIDLVYARSGELRGLFTDTLNKATQGYIAHTPLRMITSLTLKSKDAQSRLTRPDEGPAHKALLLLMVRLIHADPMLLLNSLGKAGHEVQSSTLELINGLVSLVHQPTMPDVAQEAMEALLALHSPDKIEVWNPEAPINTFWDVSSQVLFSISQKLIQHQIANYTDVLKWLREILICRNTFLQRHKDYANVGSQIAICRQAHIKLEVVFFMYLWSVDLDAVMVSLSCFGLLCEEAEIRSGSDELTVGFILPNYHLYQELSHTSATLTSPQNAESRYSFFEHLHGRVTLQRNIMSLLRKIEHCVNGVQPAWEETFRNWEVTSKLLQSYPKGKPEEGQAEVFHRSMGKRRASHQSSEHDLEEQITEWANMTWFLLALGGVCLQKPRNQRQATQGYNLPIGTAGPSLMQSTTSLSSSSSGRGSMHPIMGSLVSSIGPGSSQEVQYCPVTQFIGQLLRLLVCNNEKFGPQIQKHVKELVGQEMSAQLYPILFDQIRSIVEKFFDQQGQVVVTDINTQFIEHTIYIMKSVLDGRQSKDQNDQPANAEHLGVTSIENLMLAIVRYVRHLDMTVHAIHIKTKLCQLVEVMMKRRDDLAFRQEMKFRNKLVEYLTDWVMGTSHQIAPPGSGDVTIITRDLDQACMEAVAALLRGLPLQPEESDRGDLMDAKSALFLKYFTLFMNLLNDCVDGSEADKDTNNPPLLPPRPRVAAGKLTALRNATIQAMSNLLSANIDSGLMHSIDLSYNPDLQTRAAFMEVLTQILQQGTEFDTLAESVMADRFEQLVQLVTMISDKGELPIAMALASVVTTSQMDELARVLVTLFDAKHLLSPLLWNMFYREVEVSDCMQTLFRGNSLGSKIMAFCFKIYGASYLQGLLEPLIRPLLGDEPTSSFEVDPARLEPTEDIEVNRKNLIALTQKVFDAIVNSADRFPPQLRSMCHCLYQVLSKRFPNLLQNNIGAVGTVIFLRFINPAIVSPQELGIVGKQVPTQIKRGLMLMSKILQNIANHVEFSKEQHMLCFNDFLRAHFEAGRRFFIQIASDCETVDQTSHSMSFISDANVLALHRLLWSHQERIGDYLSSSRDHKAVGRRPFDKMATLLAYLGPPEHKPVDSHLLFSSYARWSSIDMSSTNFEEIMVKHQMHEKEEFKTLKSMNIFYQAGTSKAGNPVFYYIARRYKIGETNGDLLIYHVILTLKPFCHSPFEVVIDFTHTCSDNRFRTEFLQKWFYVLPEVAYENLYAAYIYNCNSWVREYTKFHDRILAPLKGCRKLIFLDSPAKLNDVIDPEQQKLPGATLSLDEDLKVFNNALKLSHKDTKVAIKVGPTALQITSAEKTKVLAHSVLLNDVYYASEIEEVCLVDDNQFTLSIANESSQLSFIHNDCDNIVQAIIHIRNRWELSQPDSVTVHQKIRPKDVPGTLLNMALLNLGSSDPNLRTAAYNQLCALTATFDLKIEGQLLETQGLCIPSNNTIFIKSVSETLATNEPHLTLEFLEECIQGFQRSTIELKHLCLEYMTPWLANLVRFCKPSDEGKRQKQVAQILEKLINLTIEQKEMYPSIQAKIWGSIGQIPELIDMVLDNFIHKSVSSGLGSPQVEIMADTAVALASANVQLVAKKVIGRLCRVMDKTCHSPTQYLEQHMMWDDIAILARYLLMLSFNNCLDVARHLPYLFHTVTFLVCTGSLSMRASTHGLVINIIHSLCTCTKPSFSEETQRMLRLSLDEFSLPKFYLLFGISKVKSAAVTAFRSSCRHPNDRWLGNERVSQAPPADRERLALPSLEVITEALLEIMEACMRDIPDCDWLQTWTSLAKSFAFCFNPALQPRALIVFGCISKSVTDQDVKQLLRILVKALESFNDIILLEALVMCLTRLQPLLRPESPIHRALFWVAVSVLQLDESTLYAAGLALLEQNLHTLNSQQLFDNQNIADVMMATREPLEWHFKQLDHAVGLSFKSNFHFALVGHLLKGFRHPTPTTVSRTSRVLTMLLGIVAKPHRRDKFEVTPDSVAYLTALVCFSEEVRSRCHVKHTVPRWPVESGGSGDSASGSSSDPSAPNSAGGGPLTGGSGPSGSSGSGGHSVRRQKSWDMLDQSAIQYARQSHKVQQHQEPVVIRGKSWRSLDSAHNPHLGMISHSSFVTHGINTTTNNINNMITMINMNSNTSNSITPGMPNLNNNNNSSILTNIISSNNNNNTTNTTSTAGSFASAVATNATTVAGPLGVGAYQSQRNDFRNRRSSSEPVNHGQMVLMNPNIAKLIALNQGHTPTYGHGGGGGVGTHQQPSQVAIAAAVTAAAAAAATAGAAAATGTQLPRPTSPLPPAVPTVPVTTDEEGSEQARDATKQGTNKDESENFIVDCLQDISSIKERGSRSSVSNESNVLLDPEVLPDSSTQALVLTVLATLVKYTTDEAETRVLYQYLAEGSIVFPKVFPVIHSLLDQKVNNVLSVSNDQIVLASVQSIIQNMLASEDASQQPLHFLQSCGFGGLWRFAGPFTKYNMMVESSELFVNFLEAMVETCLPVEESTPMPPSPRPYNLSSSLSSLTLGSPTDKAFSSESLDHDGFSGSVSSLRRASCSKARTGSKHRFIDSPTHNI from the exons ATGGCTACACAGAAACCGGGCGAGTGGGCCAACTCACTGTTGGCCCGGTTCGAGGAGCAG CTCCCTTACCGCACCGGTCCCCATGGCACACAGGCGCGGCTCAGCATTGACGAAACGATGAACTGCTTGATACAGATATCGCGCTACCGCTTTTCACTCGTCATTTCCGGCCTGACGAAAATGTTGCAGCGTGTGAACGAGATT TTTATTATCTTACAGTTTCAACCGCCTGCCTGCCGGGGTCACGAGCCGGAACGGTGCTGCTATGATTCGTTGATCATCATCCTAGAGACGCTCGAACGGTGCCTGTCCGGGCAGTCGAAAGATACGGCACGTTTCGAGGAAGCGATGAATGTGAAGCTGCTCCTCAGGGAAATTTGCCAATTTATTG ATATACAGaatgaaaacaatcaaaatgcCACCTCGCTGAAGGCGCTCGCCTCGAAGGTGCTGTTCGCACTGTCCCAGAACCACTTCGGGGCCGTGTTTAACCGCATCTCGGCCCGCCTGCAGGAGCTGAGCACGTGCGCGGAGGAGAATCCCGACTACAGCGACATCGAGCTGATCCAGCACATCGATCTGGACGTGCACCGGCTGACGAAGCTGCTGACGGAGACGATACAGAAGTTTAAGTCGCTGAAAAAGTCCGCCCACATGATCCTGCTCAGCTCGCTGGAGCGCGCGCTCTGGAACTGGATCGAGTTTCACCCGAAGGAGTTCGAGGACCTGCAGCGCAACCCGAACGACGAGCTGAGCAAATGCTGCGAAACGTTCTTCGACATACTGGACTCGTACTCGGAGAACAAGAAGGCCCGGGCCGCCGTGTGGCCGCTGCAGATCATGCTGCTGATACTGAGCCCGAAGGTGCTGGAGGAGATTGTGAACGCCGACTCGGGTGCGCCGTGCTCGCCGCGCCACCTGAAGAAGAAACACTTCATGGAGGGCATCAAGAAGGGGCTGGGGGCGCACGCGTCCTCCAAGCAGTCGACCGAATCGGCCGCGATCGCGTGCGTGAAGCTGTGCAAAGCGTCCACGTACATCAACATCAACGACTCGAACAACGTGACGTTCCAGCTGGTGCAGAGCGTGATAAACGATCTGAAGGCGCTGCTGTTCAACCCGGCGAAACCGTTCTCGCGCGGCCAGGGCTTTAACTTTCAAGACATCGATCTGATGATCGACTGCTGGGTGTCCTGCTTCCGCATCAAGCCGCACAACAACGAGGCGCTGAAGGTGTGCCTGAGTCTCAACTCGCCGCCGGCCTACCACTTTGTTATCGTCAGCTCGCTGCTGAAGATCGTCACCCAGGCGCGGCTACCCTGGTGGCCCCAGATCGACCTGGTGTACGCACGGTCCGGCGAGCTGCGAGGCCTCTTCACCGACACGCTGAACAAAGCGACCCAGGGCTACATCGCCCACACGCCGCTGCGCATGATCACCTCGCTGACGCTCAAATCGAAGGACGCCCAGAGCCGGCTGACCCGCCCGGACGAGGGACCAGCGCACaaggcgctgctgctgctgatggtgcggCTCATCCATGCCGATCCGATGCTACTGCTGAACAGCCTCGGCAAGGCGGGGCACGAGGTGCAAAGCTCGACGCTCGAGCTGATCAACGGGCTCGTCTCGCTCGTGCACCAGCCCACGATGCCGGACGTGGCCCAGGAAGCGATGGAAGCGCTGCTCGCCCTGCACTCGCCCGACAAGATCGAGGTGTGGAATCCCGAGGCGCCGATCAACACGTTCTGGGACGTGAGCTCGCAGGTGCTGTTTTCGATCTCGCAAAAGCTGATCCAGCACCAGATCGCCAACTACACGGACGTGCTCAAGTGGCTGCGCGAGATACTGATCTGCCGCAACACGTTCCTGCAGCGGCACAAGGATTACGCGAACGTTGGCAGCCAGATCGCGATCTGCCGCCAGGCGCACATCAAGCTCGAGGTGGTCTTTTTCATGTACCTGTGGTCGGTCGATCTGGACGCGGTCATGGTGTCGCTGTCGTGCTTCGGGCTGCTGTGCGAGGAGGCGGAAATACGGTCCGGTTCGGACGAGCTTACCGTGGGCTTCATTCTGCCGAACTATCACCTCTACCAGGAGCTGTCGCACACCTCGGCCACGCTAACGTCGCCCCAGAATGCGGAATCGCGGTACAGCTTCTTCGAGCATCTGCACGGGCGTGTGACGCTGCAGCGCAACATCATGTCGCTGCTGCGCAAGATCGAACACTGCGTGAACGGTGTGCAGCCGGCATGGGAGGAAACGTTCCGCAACTGGGAGGTAACGAGCAAGCTGCTCCAGAGCTACCCGAAAGGGAAGCCGGAGGAAGGGCAGGCGGAGGTGTTTCACCGGAGCATGGGCAAACGGCGCGCGAGCCACCAGAGCTCCGAGCACGATCTCGAGGAGCAAATCACCGAGTGGGCCAACATGACCTGGTTCCTGCTGGCGCTCGGCGGTGTCTGCCTGCAGAAGCCTCGCAATCAGCGACAGGCGACGCAAGGCTACAATCTGCCGATCGGAACGGCCGGACCGTCCCTGATGCAATCCACCACCTCGCTGTCCAGCTCGAGCTCGGGGCGCGGCTCGATGCATCCGATCATGGGATCGCTGGTATCGTCGATCGGGCCGGGCAGCAGCCAGGAGGTGCAGTACTGCCCGGTGACCCAGTTCATTGGCCAGCTGTTGCGGCTGCTCGTGTGCAACAACGAAAAGTTCGGCCCGCAGATACAGAAGCACGTGAAGGAGCTGGTCGGGCAGGAAATGTCGGCCCAGCTGTATCCCATCCTGTTCGACCAGATACGCTCGATCGTGGAAAAGTTCTTCGACCAGCAGGGCCAGGTGGTCGTCACGGACATCAACACGCAGTTCATCGAGCACACGATCTACATCATGAAGTCGGTGCTGGACGGGCGGCAAAGCAAGGACCAGAACGACCAGCCGGCGAACGCGGAGCATCTCGGCGTGACGAGCATCGAGAATCTCATGCTAGCGATCGTACGGTACGTGCGCCACCTGGACATGACCGTGCATGCGATCCACATCAAGACCAAGCTCTGCCAGCTGGTGGAGGTGATGATGAAGCGGCGGGACGATCTCGCCTTCCGGCAGGAGATGAAGTTCCGCAACAAGCTGGTGGAGTATCTGACCGACTGGGTGATGGGCACGTCGCACCAGATCGCGCCGCCGGGCTCGGGTGACGTGACGATAATTACGCGCGATCTCGACCAGGCGTGCATGGAGGCGGTGGCGGCCCTGTTGCGCGGTTTGCCCCTCCAGCCGGAGGAATCGGACCGCGGCGATCTGATGGACGCGAAGAGCGCACTGTTTCTGAAGTACTTCACGCTGTTCATGAACCTGCTGAACGACTGCGTGGACGGTTCGGAAGCGGACAAAGACACGAACAATCCGCCGCTGTTGCCGCCCCGGCCGAGAGTAGCGGCCGGGAAGCTGACCGCCCTGCGCAACGCCACCATCCAGGCGATGTCCAACCTGCTGAGCGCGAACATCGACTCGGGCCTGATGCATTCGATCGATCTGAGCTACAACCCCGACCTGCAGACCCGGGCAGCGTTCATGGAGGTGCTGACGCAGATCCTGCAGCAGGGCACCGAGTTCGATACGCTTGCCGAGTCCGTGATGGCCGACCGGTTCGAGCAGCTGGTGCAGCTCGTGACGATGATCAGCGACAAGGGCGAGCTGCCGATCGCGATGGCCCTTGCCTCCGTGGTGACCACCTCCCAGATGGACGAGCTGGCCCGCGTGCTGGTGACACTGTTCGACGCGAAGCATCTGCTATCTCCGCTGCTGTGGAACATGTTCTACCGCGAGGTGGAAGTGTCCGACTGTATGCAGACGCTGTTCCGGGGGAACTCGCTCGGCAGCAAGATAATGGCGTTCTGCTTCAAGATTTACGGCGCGAGCTATCTGCAGGGGCTGCTCGAGCCGCTGATACGTCCACTGCTGGGCGACGAACCGACCAGCAGCTTCGAGGTGGACCCGGCCCGGCTCGAACCGACCGAGGACATTGAGGTGAACCGGAAAAACCTGATCGCCCTCACGCAGAAGGTGTTCGACGCGATCGTCAACTCGGCAGACCGGTTCCCGCCGCAGCTCCGCTCGATGTGCCACTGCCTGTACCAGGTGCTGAGCAAGCGGTTCCCGAACCTGCTGCAGAATAACATCGGCGCGGTCGGCACGGTGATCTTTCTGCGCTTCATCAACCCGGCGATCGTGTCGCCCCAGGAGCTGGGCATCGTCGGCAAGCAGGTACCGACGCAGATCAAGCGCGGCCTGATGCTGATGTCGAAAATACTGCAAAACATCGCCAACCACGTGGAGTTCTCGAAGGAGCAGCACATGCTGTGCTTTAACGATTTTCTGCGCGCCCACTTCGAGGCGGGCCGGCGCTTCTTCATACAGATCGCTTCCGACTGCGAGACGGTCGACCAGACGTCGCACAGCATGAGCTTCATCTCGGACGCGAACGTGCTGGCGCTGCACCGGTTGCTGTGGTCGCACCAGGAGCGCATCGGCGACTACCTGTCCAGCAGCCGGGACCACAAGGCGGTCGGGCGGCGCCCGTTCGACAAGATGGCCACGCTGCTCGCGTACCTCGGGCCGCCCGAGCACAAGCCGGTCGACTCGCATCTGCTCTTCTCGTCCTACGCCCGCTGGAGCTCGATCGACATGTCGTCGACCAACTTCGAGGAGATCATGGTGAAGCACCAGATGCACGAGAAGGAGGAGTTCAAGACGCTGAAATCGATGAACATCTTCTACCAGGCCGGCACGAGCAAGGCGGGCAATCCGGTGTTCTACTACATCGCGCGCCGCTACAAGATCGGCGAAACGAACGGCGACCTGCTGATCTACCACGTGATCCTGACGCTCAAACCGTTCTGCCACTCGCCGTTCGAGGTGGTGATCGACTTCACGCACACCTGCTCGGACAACCGCTTCCGGACGGAGTTTCTGCAGAAGTGGTTCTACGTGCTGCCGGAGGTCGCGTACGAGAATCTGTACGCCGCGTACATCTACAACTGCAACTCGTGGGTGCGCGAGTACACCAAGTTTCACGATCGCATACTGGCCCCGCTCAAGGGCTGCCGGAAGCTGATCTTTCTCGACTCGCCAGCCAAGCTGAACGACGTGATCGACCCGGAGCAGCAGAAGCTGCCCGGCGCGACCCTCTCGCTCGACGAAGATCTGAAGGTGTTCAACAACGCGCTCAAGCTGAGCCACAAGGACACGAAGGTGGCGATCAAGGTGGGGCCGACCGCGCTCCAGATTACGTCCGCCGAGAAGACGAAGGTGCTGGCCCACTCGGTGCTGCTGAACGACGTGTACTACGCGTCGGAAATCGAGGAGGTGTGCCTGGTGGACGACAACCAGTTCACGCTGTCGATCGCCAACGAAAGCTCGCAGCTCAGCTTCATCCACAACGACTGCGACAACATCGTGCAGGCGATCATACACATCCGCAACCGGTGGGAGCTGAGCCAGCCCGACTCGGTCACCGTGCATCAGAAGATCCGGCCGAAGGATGTGCCGGGCACGCTGCTCAACATGGCCCTGCTGAACCTAGGCTCGTCCGATCCGAACCTGCGCACGGCCGCGTACAACCAGCTGTGCGCCCTGACCGCGACCTTCGATCTGAAGATCGAGGGCCAGCTGCTCGAAACGCAGGGCCTCTGCATCCCGTCGAACAACACGATCTTCATCAAGTCGGTGAGCGAAACGTTGGCCACGAACGAGCCGCACCTGACGCTGGAGTTTCTCGAGGAGTGCATCCAGGGCTTTCAGCGCAGCACGATCGAGCTGAAGCATCTGTGTCTCGAGTACATGACGCCCTGGCTGGCGAATCTGGTACGGTTCTGCAAACCGTCCGACGAGGGCAAGCGGCAAAAGCAGGTAGCGCAGATCCTCGAGAAGCTGATCAATCTCACGATCGAGCAGAAGGAGATGTATCCCTCGATACAGGCCAAAATCTGGGGCTCGATCGGCCAGATACCGGAGCTGATCGATATGGTGCTGGACAACTTCATCCACAAGTCGGTCAGCTCCGGGCTCGGTTCGCCGCAGGTCGAGATAATGGCCGACACGGCGGTCGCGCTCGCCTCCGCCAACGTGCAGCTCGTGGCGAAGAAGGTGATCGGGCGGCTGTGCCGCGTGATGGACAAAACCTGCCACTCGCCGACGCAGTACCTCGAGCAGCACATGATGTGGGACGACATTGCGATACTCGCGCGCTATCTGCTGATGCTGTCGTTCAACAACTGTCTCGACGTGGCCCGCCATCTGCCGTACCTCTTCCACACGGTGACGTTTCTCGTGTGCACCGGCTCGCTGTCGATGCGCGCCTCGACCCACGGGCTCGTGATCAACATCATCCACTCGCTGTGTACCTGCACCAAGCCGTCCTTCTCGGAGGAAACCCAGCGCATGCTGCGCCTGTCGCTGGACGAGTTCTCCCTGCCCAAGTTCTATCTGCTGTTCGGCATCAGCAAGGTGAAGTCGGCCGCCGTCACGGCGTTCCGTTCCTCCTGCCGCCATCCGAACGACCGCTGGTTGGGCAACGAGCGTGTGTCGCAGGCACCACCAGCCGATCGCGAGCGACTGGCGCTGCCCTCGCTCGAGGTGATCACCGAGGCGCTGCTGGAAATCATGGAAGCCTGCATGCGCGACATTCCCGACTGCGACTGGCTGCAGACGTGGACGTCGCTAGCGAAAAGCTTCGCCTTCTGCTTCAATCCCGCCCTGCAGCCCCGGGCACTGATCGTGTTCGGCTGCATCTCGAAAAGCGTCACCGATCAGGACGTGAAGCAGCTGCTGCGCATCCTGGTGAAAGCGCTGGAATCGTTCAACGATATCATACTGCTCGAGGCGTTGGTAATGTGTCTGACCCGGCTGCAACCGCTGCTCCGGCCGGAATCGCCCATCCACCGGGCATTGTTTTGGGTGGCGGTAAGCGTCCTGCAGCTCGACGAATCGACCCTGTACGCGGCCGGTTTGGCACTGCTCGAGCAGAACCTGCACACGCTCAACTCGCAACAGCTGTTCGACAACCAGAACATTGCCGACGTGATGATGGCGACGCGGGAACCGCTCGAGTGGCACTTCAAGCAGCTCGACCATGCCGTCGGCCTGTCGTTCAAGTCGAACTTTCACTTCGCGCTGGTAGGGCATTTGCTGAAGGGCTTTCGGCACCCGACGCCAACCACCGTGTCGCGCACGTCCCGCGTACTGACGATGCTGCTCGGGATCGTTGCGAAACCGCACCGGCGGGACAAGTTCGAGGTAACGCCGGACAGTGTCGCCTATCTGACCG CGCTCGTTTGCTTCTCGGAGGAGGTACGCTCACGCTGCCACGTCAAACACACCGTACCGCGATGGCCCGTAGAGTCGGGCGGTTCGGGCGATTCGGCCAGTGGTAGCAGTAGTGATCCGTCGGCACCAAACTCGGCCGGCGGTGGCCCACTAACGGGTGGATCGGGCCCTAGCGGCTCCAGCGGCTCCGGTGGCCATAGTGTGCGCCGTCAAAAGTCCTGGGATATGTTGGACCAGTCCGCTATCCAGTACGCACGCCAGTCGCACAAAGTACAGCAGCACCAG GAACCGGTCGTTATCAGAGGAAAGTCGTGGAGAAGTCTCGATTCGGCGCACAATCCGCACCTGGGAATGATCAGTCATTCCTCTTTCGTTACTCACGGTATCAACACTACTaccaacaacatcaacaacatgaTCACCATGATCAACATGAACAGCAACACTTCAAACTCCATCACTCCAGGCATGCCTaacctcaacaacaacaacaacagctccaTCCTTACtaacatcatcagcagcaacaacaacaacaacactactAACACCACTTCCACGGCCGGTAGTTTCGCTAGTGCTGTCGCCACTAACGCTACCACCGTCGCTGGCCCGCTAGGCGTCGGTGCGTACCAAAGCCAGCGGAACGATTTTCGGAACCGCCGCTCCTCGTCCGAACCGGTCAACCATGGGCAGATGGTACTGATGAACCCGAACATTGCCAAACTGATCGCGCTCAATCAGGGCCACACGCCCACCTACGGCCATGGAGGTGGTGGAGGTGTTGGTACCCACCAGCAGCCGAGCCAGGTCGCCATCGCTGCTGCAGTAACGGCTGCCGCGGCAGCCGCAGCGACGGCGGGTGCGGCCGCCGCTACTGGCACACAGTTACCACGGCCAACATCTCCACTGCCGCCGGCGGTTCCGACCGTACCGGTGACCACGGACGAAGAAGGCTCCGAGCAGGCGCGGGACGCGACAAAGCAAGGGACAAACAAGGACGAAAGCGAAAACTTTATCGTCGACTGCTTGCAAGACATATCATCGATCAAA